TCTTAAGAAGTTTCACCACAGTTCTAGCATCATCAGCTCTAGTTGGAAATGCTTCTACCCATTTCGACAAGTAATCAACACACACAAGAATGTATAGATAAccgaaagaaggaaaaggccccataaaatcaataccccatacatcaaatatatcacaaacataaaaattatgtaatggcATTTGATTTCTGCTATTTAAATTGCCTGTTTTTTTGAcatgatgcaaaatttttacaaaatgcatatgaatCTTTATGAATAGTCGGCCAAAATAACCCACACTCAAGTATTTTATGAGCTGTTCTCTTAGGCCCAAAATGTCCTCCACCTTCTCGAGAGTGACAAAAATTAAGCACCGAATCTATCTCACTATCATCGACACAACGCCTAATTATTTGATCAATATAAAATCACCAAAGGTATGGCTCTTCCCATAAGTAAAATCGGGCTTGacttctaattttttctcttaaatgtcTAGGTGCATTCGTAGGGAACTCTTTAGTCACTAAGTAGTTCACTATGTCGGCATACCATGGCAAAACACTAGACACACTAAAAAGTCACTCATCGGGAAATAAATCACTCGGCTCATCCCTCAAAATTCCAGTCTCTATCCTACTCAAATGATCGGCCACAAGATTCTCCTTAcctttcttatctttaatttccAAGTCAAATTCCTGCAAAAGCAAAATCCATCTTATTAATCGGGGCTTAGCTTCTTTTTTATGCAACAAATATTTAAGAGCACCATGGTCAGAAAATACAACAACTTTGACTACTAACAAGTATGCTCTAAATTTTTCCAAGGCAAAAACTATGGCATAGAGCTCTTTCTCGGTCGTGGTATAATTGCATTGAGCTGGGTTCAATAGCTCGCTAGCATACCTGGTAATATAAGACTCCTTACCATTTCTTTGTCCCAAAGCCGCACCAACAGCCTTATCACTGGcatcacataaaatttcaaaaggtaATGCATAATTTGGCCCTTGTATGATAGGGGCtgtgatcaatttcaatttcaattcatcaaaagaTTTCTTGCAATTCTCACTAAATTCAAATGCAACATCCTTACCGAGCAATGCACATAAAGGGGACGATATCTGCGAAAAATTCTTGATGAACTGACGGTAAAAACCTACATGACCCAAGAAGGATCGAATTCCTTTCACAGTACCTGGATAAGGTAGATTTTTAATTACCTCAACTTTAGCTTGGTCGACTTCTAAACCTTTAGCTGAGACGACATGCCCCAATACTACGCCCTTTTCAACCATGAGATgacatttctcaaaattcaatatcaGGTTAGTCTCAATGCAACGCCTAAGAACTAACACAAGATGATGCAAACATTGATCAAATGAATCACCATAAATCGTAAAATCATCCATGAACACCtccattaaatgtgaaataaaatctgaaaatatgCTCGTTATACCTCTTTGAAAAGTAGCTGATGCATTGCACAATCCGAAAGGCATTCTCTTGAAGGCGTAAGTTCCAAACGGGTAAGTGAAGGTGGTCTTCTCTTGATCCTCAGGTGCAATAGGTACCTAAAAATAAcctgaatagccatctaaaaaacaaaaatctgaGCGACCAGCTAACCtttctaacatttgatccatgAATGGGAGGGGGTAGTGGTCTTTTTTAGTGGCTTTGTTCAGTTTCCTATAGTCTATACAAACCCGCCAACCATTCTGCACTCTCGTAGGAATCTCTAGCCCTTCCTCGTTGGTGACTATTATAGTTCCTCCCTTCTTAGGTACAACACGAATTGGACTTACCCACTTTGAATCGGCTATAGGATAAATGACACCGGCTTCCAACcactttaaaatttcagtcttgaCTACCTCCATCATTGGTGGATTCAATCGGCGTTGGGGGTCTCTTTTGGGAACTGAATCTGGTTCCAAGGCTATCTTGTGGGTACACAAAGTCGTACTAAGTCCCTTAATGCCAGCTAGTGTCCAACCGAAGGCTTCTTTATGCTCCCTAAGAACTCTAAGCAGCTTAGATTCTTGCATCTCGGTTAAAGCATTCGATACTATCAATGGTAAAGTTTGATTTTCCCCCAAATAAATGTACTTCAAATTTTCGGGCAACTCTTTTAAGTCCAATTTAGGTGGTAAGATCAATGAAGGGACTTGCTTACCAGTTACCGTAAGATTAGGGAGAATCGGCTTGAATCGTGTCAATTTGGGCGAGTCTAAAGTGCAAACTGAATCAATTAAAGAATCAGAAATGATAAATTCCTGCTTGGCGATATCAAAAATGCTCTTAGCTAGAACGCTTTTCAACTTGTCTTCTTCCCCTAATTCATAGACATCTTGAACAAAATTGTCAATTATATCAAGAGTAAATACAGAATTAATATCAGTGGGATATCTCATagcatcaaatatattaaatttaattatctcaccaTCAAATTCCATTGTTAAATTCCCTTTATGCACATCAATTTTCGTTCTAGCTGTCTTAAGAAAAGGTCTACCTAAGAGTAGGGGTACATCAACTGATTTATCACTAGCTCCCatgtctaaaacataaaaatcagctGGAAAAACTAACTCATTCACTTGCACTAGAACATCTTCTAAAATGCCATCAGGATAGGCATTACTTCTATCTGGAAGTTGAATTATCAATCCCGTGTCTTTTAATGCACCTAATTGAACTCTATCGTAGATACTCCTAGGCATGACATTTATAGAAGCACCCAAATCAAGCATAGCTCTATCTAGTTTAAGGTCTCCTATCTTACAAGGTATCGAAAACATGCCAGGATCTTTACATTTAATAGGAAGCTTCTTTTGAAATACCGCAGAGACATTTTCGCCTAAGCTAATCTTCTCATTAccaattaatttccttttagatgtgcataattcttttaaaaacttagcATATCTAGGTACTTGTTTAATTGCATCAATCAATAGGATATTAACTTGTACCTTCTGAAGTCTCTAGAATTTCAAAGATTGACGCCGCGTCGACTTTTCCTTCCTCAAACGCTGTGGAAACGGCGCTTTGGCACATAAGACCGAGGTGGTTATTAGCATCTTGACTTGCTTGAGCTCAAGTTCGAAACCCTTGTTTCTGCTCAAAATTTCTTGTATTATAAAAGTAGTGGATTTGTGAACGTGATTTCCCTTCCTTTGGAGACGCTATGACGGTTGTAAATCAGCCTTTGGCAAGGCTAAATTTTCCTCTTCAATATCACTAAATCGGACCTTTCTTACCTCAGTTTCGTCTACGTCATCGCTGTTTTGGGCCTTCTTTAGTGACGATCTCAACTCCTTCCCACTTCATAAAGTTATAGCACTGACATTATCCCTCGGATTCGCAATAGGCTGTGATGGTAACCGATTATTTACCTGTGCTTGCAAGTTCCCAAGATTAACGTCGATCGACGTGGCTCTGGTTTGCAACTGCTTCACTGCCAGCTCCAAAGACTGGAATCTTCCATCGGTTTCCTTCTTCTGGTCGaccatcatcttcatcatttgttcaAGCATGGTATGAGTCTTAGTTTCAGCACTAAGGTTTTGATGGTTGGGTTGTTGCTGTGACAAATTATATGGTCGGGAATTTTGCTACTCAAATCCTGGAGGTGTGGCACGGTTTTGGTATCTGAGATTGGGGTGGTCTCTCTATCTCTCATTATAGGTAGCTGAATATGGATCATTCCTTCTCTGATTTGGAAAGACGGCGCTAGCTTCCCCTTCTTGTAATGTTGGACACATATCTGTGGTATGTCCTTCCAAACAACAAATGCCACATAGTGAAGCTTTCGCATTACCTCCAGTCATCAATTTACTTACCATAGCCATTAAGTTAGCTAACTGAGCCTCCATCATACTCTACTGGCCCTCATCCATTTGTTTACCCAACTCAGACCTCTTGAGACCGAATTGCTGTGTATTTTACGCCATATTAGCAATCAAATTTCAGGCTTGCTCTGGAGTTTTATCAACCAATGCACCTCCACTCGCTGCATCAATCATCCCTCGATCTTGTGGTGTCAACCcttcataaaaatattgcaCTAAAAGATGCTCACTAATCTGATGCTGTGGACAACTCGCACATAGTCGTTTAAACCTTTCCCAGTACTCATTTAATGACTCACCTACCAGTTGCTTAATTCCACAAATTTCCTTCCTGATTGACCCTATTCTTGATGCCGAAAAATACTTCTCAAGGAAAGCCTTATGCAACCCTGTCCAAGTTGTGAATGAACCTGGTGGCATGTAATATAACCAGTCCTTCCCCAAACCTTGTAACGGGAAAAGAAAAGCTCGGAGCTTGATTTGTTCCTTTTCAATGCCATCTGGCTGCATAGTCGAACAAGttattataaattcattaacaTGACGGTAAGGGTCCTCACCTGGTAGTCCATTGAATTTCGGCAACAAGTTCAGGAATCCCGAATTAAGCTTTAATGGCCTATCAAGGGCGGATAAGTGATAGATGGTGGTTGCGCAGCCAAGTTAGGAGCGGCCAATTGCTTCAAGGTCTGGTTGGCCATGTTGATATCCTCTGAAATGTTAGGCTCAACGTGGCTCGAATAGTCTCAAGTATGCAAGAAAGTAAAATGGGGGGTGTTTATGCTTCTATGATTGCTAAAAATAGTCTCAAGTAACGAATAAACTTTGGCTCGAATTAAAAATGCTGAGGAGAAAATATCAAGAGAAGAATAATGCTTAGTTATTGACGCCTTAATCCACCCAGCACAAGTCCTTTGAAACCTGAAATTAAGAAATCAAATTAGCAGCAAGGCTAAAAAAATCGCTTACGAAGCAATTTCCTATCCCtagtaaattattcaattagagaacgttCATGATTGAAACATTCCTTTAATTATCTTTGTGTCGACTTTGTTAAAGGAATTTTAGAGATTTAGAGACTTCGCCTTGCCTTAACCAAAGAAAATCCACCAGCGGCTTCTAAGATTAAATCCGAAGTTGTCTTAATTAGTCATGCCAATTATTTATCACTAATTCTAAGtataattgagaaattgatttctCAATTTGCACTTAaatgattataagaaaatttcCCAAATTAATTAGGTGATCACTCCAATTGAGTTAGAAAAATTCcttggaaaataaaatcaaacaactCAAGAGTGTCGAATTTGATttgataacaaaataatttttcaaagtacTTGTGCCCTTTGAAGTGTCGAACTAAGCTTAACTAAACCGGCCTCTCATAGCTAGCAAAGCGTAACACGAATCCATTGGAAAGAATATGAATTACAAACTGGCTCTTGGAAGATGAAGTTCTTCAAGTCGACCGATTTTCCCTTCTCCCAATTAGTCGAATTTACTAGTCGCTACTCCACTCCTTGATCGGGTTGCAGGTCCaattttctttagaaaattACGCTTGCCACGCCgctatattttttctttttttcttcacaCCTTCCATCTGCTAATCTTCTCTATTTATGGAATAATATCCTTccacaattcaaaaattaaattcaatcttATCCCATGTTTCCTAGCTAAACCCGTTGCATGAAAATAGCTTCAGCTTAGTAGAGTTTTAATTTAACTCTTCAAAGCTAATTTGGCTTCTTAAATTAGATTGGAGTCGGCCACCGCTTGGCAAGAAGGAAATAATAATTCCCTTCTTAATTTTGTGACATGTTTGGCTTCTAATTCCTTCAACCAGCATATGACCACCATTCAGCAGCTCTATTCACGTGGATTAACTTCCAAATTGGACTTATACGGGCGTCAACCtgaacatgaaataaaattaaaattaaattggagaATTAGAGTGTAAGCAAATTATTAAGGCATAAAATGTCTCTAATTAATTTAGGCtgaattataacttaattaagaaaaaattaatcaacattttaaatgatttaattgattaagttaagctcaaaattgaacttaacaacaagttatattatgacatgtatttctagacttcaTACACACTACGTTCAATCCGAGAATAGACTAAATTGTAGCTCTAAtgccaataaatgtaacacccttaacccttaTCCATCgacagaatagggttacagagcattaccaaaagtttacaattcaaaataatcaaatattcaaaagaTTTAAATCATAACATCATTCATAGGAAAATCAatcaatctcatacatatagtcccttatacgagcccttgaggccctaaaaacacattggAAATGAAtcgagactaaatcagaaacatataaaagttttaagaaaaagttgaaaatttatatatgcaggggtcacacggccgtgtgactcacacggttgagacacacgcccgtatgactcacatggttgagacacacgcccatgtctcaaactgtgtgggcattcgaagtagggacacgcggccatgtcccagctcatgtccgtgcctgtgtaactctcgaacttgggtcacacggccaagccacacactcatgtgccaggccatgtaactctcaaaatgcaacctttaaaaatttacaggggacacacaaccgtgtcgcATGGCCGTCTATCACACACGGATGAGACACAAGtccgtgtggatgaaaaataggctatttttaAGCCATTTTCCTCACCCAAAACTGAGCCACTTACACAAGCCAAATGAACCTATATTCATGCATCCAAATTGCACCTGACACATGCGTATTCAAGCTAGATCATCATAGTATTTaaccatacaaccaatatgccaacaAGACACCTCAATCCTAATAATCAAACTTGATTATAGATTTGCTAAGTTTATCCATAAATCAACCAACCATTTGAACTAATCCTATACCAACATTTACCATAATGTTGCATACCACATACTTAAATATACCAATTTGACCATTCAACAACTATCATCACTAAACCTTAGCAAACTTGGCCATATGCCAACCACATCCAATTATACCAGATTACCCATTTATCTACTCAATACTCACTAGTTATTTCCATATCAAACCATACCTCGATGACAACATTCCAACATATCAAAACAACATTTCATAGCATGCATATTTACTCATCATTCCAACTACCATCATTTAAGcaccaaaatgccaaaataaCAACCATTAAAAGACCATACATACATGTTAACATGACTAGCTAAATGACATAAACCAACCATTTTCGAATAGTACCAATCAACTGACATTTATATACCATATTTACATCATGCATCTAgttcaaaacctttccaaacTAAACTATATTTTGACCATGTTGAGATCAACTTATCACATACCATTTTGACCATGTTTAGATCAACTTATCACATACCATTTTGACCATTTAAAGATACATTAACATATACCAATTTTGGTCATTTCAAAACATGCATCAAATTGACCATATTAACCACAACCAACAAGACATCAATAGTACTTTAAGTACCTCAAATCCAAGgcaacatttcatgccataatcatcaaccaaaatgacatatacatgtcaaactcatcaattaaacattaaacatagtcctccaatagatgccattataaccacaaccacatcatcaaaatctaccaatataatCGTTGGATAGTGTAATAGAtttccgacaagcttccaacccgatcgagcttccaacccgatcgagcttccaaCATGATCGAGCTTCTAACAATCtgaaaagtgaaagaaaaacaactacgtaagcaatgaatgcttggtaagctcgtataaaccatAAGCATAATAatacatttcaataatgaaatttataggttaaatacaagcctataccaatgcctcaagatttatccAACCATAATTATCATCTCATAACTGAATAAGTTCATTAATGTCGCATAATTATTAaccattcataacatgatagcatttcatgagacataatatataatcatcaacctttttataagattatatatctttctatttactttcttttcattccattcccaatgcttatcataagcgTAAGCAACATTATCAATTCCCaacttagtgtatttatccatgatatatgtatattcatccatagcataagcAATTTGCtcacatataaatacatcatttatcacattaGACCTTTTATAACATCATGATACATCCCAAATATGTACTTACCGTTTCATTTActtttcttacccatttcatatgcatagtaCGAGCATaattataaacatcaataatatccacaagcttggcataagcctaagcatatcaacaacacatgttagttcatttaaacatgattcatatgaatttgacatggataaccattatacttgagcaagatttaattagatttatcatccatctcataACATATCATGTTATCCACGTATCACAATTTCAATGAgtttcatacatacatatattaattcatattgaaCATTTACcgttcatttgcataacacataagacataaacatagcattaaccatagtcacaagttagtgattaaacacataacttagctaTATCATCACTTTGTAAGATATGGTACATAAACATAGCATCACCtaaatcatacttttcataattgTGAATGTTTTTACTTTGATCATCGAGACATCATACGTTTCTATAATTATCGTAGTGAAATTAATCGGAACCTTTACTGGTTCATCCCTTTTCATgctcgttgaaccacttagaataataacagatacgcgggaaagctcacataagtgtgctaaacatatagtcATAGCTCACACGTGCTGTAAAATGGGCTGTTGACACAAGCTATCAGTCGAAATATAAGCTACACAATGCTCCTCACACAAGGTGTCGATTATCCGCAACTAATGTTGGATCTCAGCCATtgataggacattcaagaccagcacccgaaacatggtaacctgagtctactcacacaagctttCAGTCAAAACATAactacacggtgctgctcacacaagctgtcgagtatccacaacacatgtCGGAACATAGCCaccggtaggacattcaggaccaacacccgaaatatggtaaccctaatgacatgtcatttgtatcctatatactGCGAAGGCTCAAATGGGGCTCGATAGTTTTCGTACGTCGTTGAATTTCCATCGTTTCTTAGAaagataaattacataataacatataatattttgattcaatcacaATAGAATCAGATactaacattcaatttaatcaacattatacaaaattcaattcatacgaacttacctggctaaattacAGAAATGACAAAGTAGaggggcattttggttattttccattctcctcaattttccactcgatcttgatctaaattaataatttcattcaatatattaattcaaacagtaaaacaatgtattttatgcaatttagttattttgacatttttataaaattgcccttaaagttttacttttactcaatttagtccttgagcccaaagcatggaaattaaccatttttaatgtcaGCTTATAAAAGCTGAATATTCATGGCACCCATATCAACCCATATTTGCAACAATTTCATGTCAAATCCTtaaacttttactattttaacaatttattccctaaccaaaaaattcatcaaaaatcacttaataaaatacttttaaataacaactaatatctcaaattcatcatttaacatctaaaatcacaagtttcatcaatggcaacattcaaaatctttaacagtttcaaaattgaaggtacgggctagctagacctagttgcaacaatctcaaaaacataaaaattaaaagaaatggatgaaaaatggCTTACCATGCAAAGATATAGCCATAGCCGAACCTTGAACCATAACAATGGTGTATTTTGGTGGTGCACTAGctaaatgaagaagaaaactttatgttttcttattattattattattatta
The nucleotide sequence above comes from Gossypium raimondii isolate GPD5lz chromosome 13, ASM2569854v1, whole genome shotgun sequence. Encoded proteins:
- the LOC105781433 gene encoding uncharacterized protein LOC105781433, encoding MEAQLANLMAMQQPNHQNLSAETKTHTMLEQMMKMMVDQKKETDGRFQSLELAVKQLQTRATSIDVNLGNLQAQISLGENVSAVFQKKLPIKCKDPGMFSIPCKIGDLKLDRAMLDLGASINVMPRSIYDRVQLGALKDTGLIIQLPDRSNAYPDGILEDVLVQVNELVFPADFYVLDMGASDKSVDVPLLLGRPFLKTARTKIDVHKGNLTMEFDGEIIKFNIFDAMRYPTDINSVFTLDIIDNFVQDVYELGEEDKLKSVLAKSIFDIAKQEFIISDSLIDSVCTLDSPKLTRFKPILPNLTVTGKQVPSLILPPKLDLKELPENLKYIYLGENQTLPLIVSNALTEMQESKLLRVLREHKEAFGWTLAGIKGLSTTLCTHKIALEPDSVPKRDPQRRLNPPMMEVVKTEILKWLEAGVIYPIADSKWVSPIRVVPKKGGTIIVTNEEGLEIPTRVQNGWRVPIAPEDQEKTTFTYPFGTYAFKRMPFGLCNASATFQRVLRRCIETNLILNFEKCHLMVEKGVVLGHVVSAKGLEVDQAKVEISSPLCALLGKDVAFEFSENCKKSFDELKLKLITAPIIQGPNYALPFEILCDASDKAVGAALGQRNGKESYITRYASELLNPAQCNYTTTEKELYAIVFALEKFRAYLLVVKVVVFSDHGALKYLLHKKEAKPRLIRWILLLQEFDLEIKDKKGKENLVADHLSRIETGILRDEPSDLFPDE